A stretch of the Vitis vinifera cultivar Pinot Noir 40024 chromosome 16, ASM3070453v1 genome encodes the following:
- the LOC100248393 gene encoding putative pentatricopeptide repeat-containing protein At3g49142, translated as MTAINPLYRHFPAVKQLQTLVLSIQKPKFTQQNVVLTENLCGQILDKNPDIKYLKKLHSKICIDHDLHSNPSLGIKLMRAYAVCGEPWSTRHIFDEIPKKNVVFFNVMIRSYVNNHLYSDALLVFKNMAGHGIDPDHYTYPCVLKASSGSEDLWVGMQIHAAVVRVGLDLNVFVGNGLISMYGKCGCLVEACRVLDQMPCRDVVSWNSLVAGCARNGQFDDALEVCKEMELLGLKPDAGTMASLLPAVTNTCLDNVSFVKEMFMKLANKSLVSWNVMIAVYMNNSMPAEAVDIFLQMEDHAVDPDAISIASVLPACGDLSALLLGRRIHEYVVRKRLQPNLLLENALIDMYAKCGCLEYAREVFDQMKFRDVVSWTSMISAYGMNGKGRDAVSLFSRMQDLGLNPDSIAFVSVLSACSHAGLLDEGRYYFKLMTEECKIVPRIEHFVCMVDLLGRAGQVDEAYGFIKQMPMEPNERVWGALLSACRVYSNMIIGLLAADQLFQLCPEQSGYYVLLSNIYAKAGRWEDVTTVRSIMKTKGIKKMPGVSNFELDNRVHTFLAGDQSHPQSKQIYEELDVSVGKMKEAGYVPETDSALHDVEEEDKECHLAVHSEKLAIAFAILNTAPGSPIRITKNLRVCGDCHIAAKLISKIVGREITIRDTNRFHHFYNGVCSCGDYW; from the coding sequence ATGACAGCAATAAATCCTCTTTACCGCCATTTCCCAGCTGTGAAACAGTTACAAACCCTGGTTTTATCAATCCAAAAACCCAAATTCACCCAACAGAATGTTGTTCTTACTGAAAACTTGTGTGGTCAAATACTGGACAAGAACCCAGacatcaaatatttgaaaaaactcCACTCCAAGATTTGCATTGATCATGATCTTCACTCAAACCCATCACTTGGCATCAAATTGATGAGAGCTTATGCTGTTTGTGGAGAACCCTGGTCCACTCGCCACATATTCGATGAAATTCCTAAGAAGAATGTTGTTTTCTTTAATGTTATGATAAGAAGTTATGTGAACAACCATTTGTACAGTGATGCTCTTcttgttttcaagaacatgGCCGGCCATGGGATTGATCCTGACCATTATACGTACCCTTGTGTCTTAAAAGCCTCTTCTGGGTCAGAGGATTTGTGGGTTGGTATGCAAATTCATGCTGCGGTTGTGAGAGTTGGGCTTGACTTGAATGTGTTTGTAGGGAATGGGTTAATTTCCATGTATGGGAAATGTGGTTGTTTGGTGGAGGCTTGTAGAGTTCTTGATCAAATGCCTTGTAGAGATGTTGTTTCATGGAATTCATTGGTTGCCGGTTGTGCACGGAATGGGCAATTTGATGATGCCTTAGAGGTTTGCAAAGAAATGGAGTTGTTGGGTTTGAAACCAGATGCTGGTACAATGGCTAGCCTCTTGCCTGCTGTGACTAATACATGTCTTGACAATGTTTCATTTGTTAAGGAAATGTTCATGAAGTTGGCAAATAAGAGTTTGGTTTCTTGGAATGTGATGATTGCAGTTTACATGAATAATTCTATGCCTGCTGAAGCGGTTGATATATTTTTACAGATGGAAGATCATGCGGTGGACCCTGATGCAATCAGTATTGCTAGTGTGCTTCCTGCTTGCGGGGATCTGTCAGCTCTATTGCTTGGAAGGAGGATTCATGAATACGTTGTTAGGAAGAGGCTTCAGCCAAATTTGCTATTGGAGAATGCCTTGATTGATATGTATGCCAAGTGTGGATGTTTAGAGTATGCAAGGGAAGTGTTTGATCAAATGAAGTTTCGTGATGTTGTGTCATGGACTTCAATGATCTCAGCTTATGGTATGAATGGGAAGGGCCGTGATGCTGTGTCTCTCTTCTCAAGGATGCAAGACTTGGGTCTGAATCCCGACTCCATTGCCTTTGTTTCAGTTCTCTCAGCTTGCAGCCATGCAGGATTATTGGATGAGGGCAGATACTACTTTAAATTAATGACTGAGGAGTGTAAGATAGTTCCACGGATAGAACACTTTGTTTGCATGGTAGATCTGTTAGGACGTGCAGGGCAAGTAGATGAGGCTTATGGTTTCATCAAACAGATGCCAATGGAACCCAATGAAAGAGTTTGGGGGGCTTTGTTGAGTGCTTGTAGGGTGTATTCTAACATGATAATCGGGCTTCTTGCTGCTGATCAACTTTTCCAATTATGTCCTGAGCAGTCAGGCTATTATGTCTTGTTATCCAATATTTATGCAAAGGCAGGTAGATGGGAGGATGTAACAACAGTCAGATCAATCATGAAGACTAAAGGAATCAAGAAAATGCCTGGTGTTAGCAACTTCGAGCTTGACAATCGGGTTCACACCTTTCTTGCTGGTGACCAATCACATCCACAGTCCAAGCAGATCTATGAAGAGCTAGATGTATCAGTAGGGAAGATGAAAGAAGCAGGCTATGTCCCTGAAACAGATTCTGCTCTTCATGATGTCGAAGAGGAGGATAAAGAATGCCACTTAGCAGTTCATAGTGAGAAGTTGGCTATTGCCTTTGCTATTCTAAATACTGCCCCTGGATCACCTATTAGGATTACTAAGAATCTTCGTGTTTGTGGGGATTGCCATATTGCTGCCAAGCTTATTTCCAAGATTGTTGGGCGTGAAATCACTATCAGGGATACTAATCGTTTTCACCATTTCTACAATGGTGTTTGTTCATGTGGTGATTATTGGTGA